One genomic window of Halobellus limi includes the following:
- a CDS encoding class I SAM-dependent methyltransferase, with translation MSVRNEFDAWAADGRDRGMEERHWHTAKRALARMPVEAGDTVLDLGCGSGYAGRALRDTKDAGRVYGLDGAPAMVRNARSYTDDPNVGYLVGDFDALPFADDSVDHVWSMEAFYYARDPIHTLEEVARILRPGGTFYCAVNYYEENVHSHEWQDRIDVEMTRWSADEYREAFREAGLAVAEQDSIPDREIDIPPAEAFPTDDWDSREAMVERYRTYGTLLTVGVGR, from the coding sequence ATGAGCGTCAGAAACGAGTTCGACGCCTGGGCGGCCGACGGGCGCGACAGGGGGATGGAAGAACGCCACTGGCACACCGCGAAGCGCGCGCTCGCGCGGATGCCCGTGGAGGCGGGAGACACGGTCTTGGACCTCGGGTGCGGGAGCGGGTACGCCGGCCGAGCGCTCCGGGACACCAAAGACGCCGGTCGCGTCTACGGTCTCGACGGGGCCCCCGCGATGGTTCGGAACGCGCGGTCCTACACGGACGATCCGAACGTCGGCTACCTCGTCGGCGACTTCGACGCGCTGCCGTTCGCCGACGACAGCGTCGATCACGTCTGGAGTATGGAGGCGTTCTACTACGCCCGGGACCCGATCCACACGCTCGAAGAGGTCGCACGGATCCTCCGCCCCGGCGGCACGTTCTACTGCGCGGTGAACTACTACGAGGAGAACGTCCACTCCCACGAGTGGCAAGACCGGATCGACGTCGAGATGACGCGGTGGTCCGCCGACGAGTATCGGGAGGCGTTCCGCGAGGCAGGACTGGCCGTAGCCGAACAGGACTCGATCCCGGACCGGGAGATCGACATCCCGCCGGCGGAGGCGTTCCCGACCGACGACTGGGACTCCCGAGAGGCGATGGTCGAGCGGTACCGAACGTACGGGACGCTCCTCACCGTCGGCGTCGGTCGCTGA
- a CDS encoding DUF2391 family protein — MVGRRRRFALSDTVQQIVGGFLLAGPFVVTEEVWVLAQSMSPVQALFTVIIVLAIGYGALYKADDRNPERESEVGGIPLRFISLVSVSYLSVFILAVAFDAPGTFLDATATGTDVLGVTLDWAVIGSTLKAISIGAVFSVIGAATADSLY; from the coding sequence ATGGTCGGACGCCGTCGCCGGTTCGCTCTCTCGGACACCGTCCAACAGATCGTCGGCGGGTTCCTGTTGGCCGGGCCGTTCGTCGTCACCGAGGAAGTCTGGGTACTGGCACAGAGTATGTCGCCGGTCCAGGCGCTTTTTACGGTGATCATCGTCCTCGCCATCGGCTACGGCGCGCTCTACAAGGCGGACGACCGAAATCCCGAACGGGAGAGTGAAGTGGGCGGAATCCCGCTCCGATTCATTTCGCTCGTCTCCGTCTCGTACCTCTCGGTGTTCATCCTCGCGGTCGCGTTCGACGCGCCGGGGACGTTCCTCGACGCGACGGCGACGGGAACGGACGTCCTCGGGGTGACGCTCGACTGGGCGGTGATCGGATCGACCCTCAAGGCGATCAGCATCGGGGCGGTGTTCAGCGTCATCGGCGCGGCGACCGCCGATTCGCTGTACTGA
- a CDS encoding OapC/ArvC family zinc-ribbon domain-containing protein, with product MPHECTNCGRVFDDGSKEMLSGCPNCGGNKFQFRPSSATDSADSTGSPSKRSAPTRETDPQSDSSEGAEPSSSSTAWSEAAERAVGDEREEPNTDSSPSPRQISASSREWPNQRDEDGTSSPPEDVREPAEDDSNRTTDSRQHDPEPRQSDPEGPTDPASETSPDPDDGVEIDDDPASTDDSIEDTAQASARSEVVSPDELAAASRTEAVDDGSAAPDAPTADAPDGEAPDRPSDADGRVIEPSSDDRPDLDDLRAELNEQFESIRIVAPGEYELNLMELYDRTEYIISLQEDGRYVIEVPDTWDTTPGGPEDA from the coding sequence ATGCCTCACGAATGCACAAACTGCGGACGAGTGTTCGACGACGGGTCGAAGGAGATGCTGTCTGGGTGTCCGAACTGCGGCGGAAACAAATTCCAGTTCCGGCCGTCGTCGGCGACCGATTCGGCCGACTCGACCGGATCGCCGTCGAAACGGTCGGCGCCGACCCGTGAGACTGATCCCCAGTCGGACTCCTCGGAGGGGGCGGAACCGTCATCGAGTTCGACAGCGTGGAGCGAGGCCGCAGAGCGCGCCGTCGGGGACGAGCGAGAGGAGCCAAATACGGATTCGAGCCCGTCGCCTCGGCAAATCTCCGCGTCTTCGCGGGAGTGGCCGAACCAACGGGACGAGGACGGAACGTCTTCGCCCCCGGAAGACGTCCGGGAGCCGGCGGAAGACGACTCGAACCGGACGACGGATTCACGACAGCACGACCCGGAGCCGCGTCAGTCCGATCCGGAGGGACCGACCGACCCCGCCAGTGAAACGTCGCCGGATCCGGACGACGGCGTCGAGATCGACGACGACCCCGCGTCGACGGACGACTCTATCGAAGACACCGCGCAGGCGAGCGCCCGGAGCGAAGTCGTCTCCCCCGACGAGCTCGCCGCCGCGAGTCGGACCGAGGCGGTGGACGACGGGTCGGCCGCCCCGGACGCGCCGACGGCCGACGCCCCCGACGGTGAGGCTCCCGACCGCCCGAGCGACGCGGACGGTCGAGTCATCGAGCCGTCGAGCGACGACCGGCCCGACCTCGATGACCTCCGGGCCGAACTCAACGAACAGTTCGAGAGCATCCGCATCGTCGCGCCCGGCGAGTACGAACTGAACCTCATGGAACTGTACGACCGGACCGAGTACATCATCTCGCTGCAGGAAGACGGTCGGTACGTCATCGAAGTCCCGGACACGTGGGATACGACCCCCGGCGGACCCGAGGACGCCTAG
- a CDS encoding DUF7090 family protein encodes MDYSLAIDNAPDSIPGGTGILLLHPSIGETDRIDTDFLKTDTDHFLVISTRTTAREVEQKLEHYDVDESKAEILDTLSVERGYSRRRTDHVHYVSAPDDLDGIVEKTREFLESHDGKVRISVDSVTEMAYYADVDGAYDATGRLLELLDEHDAVGLFHLSNEVHGAETIGRFRDLFDAVVELDVDGEVATEF; translated from the coding sequence ATGGATTACAGCCTCGCCATCGACAACGCGCCGGACTCGATCCCGGGCGGGACGGGCATCCTGCTTCTGCACCCGAGCATCGGGGAGACAGACCGGATCGACACGGACTTTCTGAAGACCGACACCGACCACTTCCTCGTCATCTCGACGCGGACCACGGCTCGGGAGGTCGAGCAGAAACTCGAACACTACGACGTCGACGAGTCGAAGGCGGAGATCCTCGATACCCTCTCTGTCGAGCGCGGGTACTCCCGACGCAGAACGGATCACGTCCACTACGTCTCGGCGCCGGACGACCTCGACGGCATCGTCGAAAAGACGCGGGAGTTCCTGGAGTCCCACGACGGGAAGGTCCGGATCAGCGTCGATTCGGTGACCGAGATGGCGTACTACGCCGACGTCGACGGCGCGTACGACGCGACCGGGCGGCTTCTCGAACTCCTGGACGAACACGACGCCGTCGGCCTGTTCCACCTCTCGAACGAGGTGCACGGAGCGGAGACGATCGGACGGTTCCGCGACCTCTTCGATGCGGTCGTCGAACTCGACGTCGACGGCGAGGTCGCGACCGAATTCTGA
- a CDS encoding DUF7089 family protein, which produces MFDRRDLSDDVDAVREAHAPGALVLDVSADFETIPPAAAEDLGLLVDALDPATYPSEWLPEDAPSALVAYASSDFTVGMPGDGTVAWTRQTSPPTVLVKKRAEGTPSEFLDYLLAEAFVQIGTDAPEHFLPFFGERYRDLDDAVPLGPADVYQIAAALYDAWLGLQTRDVFAAWEETQPRLFDAWEDAGSRLEGRLSRLPRAVARGETSFAEATEYACSAVKHDLDLPAPFAALDTRAFVEYGPEYGVTWAKKTFEKLENDVDEDA; this is translated from the coding sequence ATGTTCGACCGACGCGACCTCTCCGACGACGTCGACGCCGTGCGCGAGGCTCACGCGCCCGGCGCGCTCGTGCTCGACGTCTCGGCCGACTTCGAGACGATTCCGCCCGCCGCCGCCGAGGACCTCGGGCTTCTCGTCGACGCGCTCGATCCCGCGACGTACCCCTCAGAGTGGCTTCCCGAGGACGCTCCGAGCGCGCTCGTCGCCTACGCGAGCTCTGATTTCACCGTCGGGATGCCGGGCGACGGAACCGTCGCGTGGACGCGTCAGACGTCCCCACCGACGGTCCTCGTGAAAAAGCGCGCCGAGGGGACGCCGTCGGAGTTCCTCGATTATCTCCTCGCGGAGGCGTTCGTCCAGATCGGCACCGACGCCCCCGAGCACTTTTTACCGTTCTTCGGCGAGCGGTACCGCGACCTCGACGACGCGGTCCCGCTCGGCCCCGCCGACGTCTACCAGATCGCGGCCGCGCTGTACGACGCCTGGCTCGGCCTCCAGACCAGAGACGTCTTCGCCGCCTGGGAAGAGACCCAGCCCCGGCTGTTCGACGCGTGGGAAGACGCCGGAAGCCGGCTCGAAGGGCGGCTCTCGAGGCTTCCCCGGGCGGTCGCACGGGGGGAGACCTCCTTCGCGGAGGCGACCGAGTACGCCTGTTCGGCAGTCAAGCACGATCTGGACCTCCCCGCGCCCTTCGCCGCGCTCGACACGCGGGCGTTCGTCGAGTACGGTCCGGAATACGGGGTCACGTGGGCGAAGAAAACGTTCGAGAAACTCGAGAACGACGTCGACGAAGACGCCTAA